The Euphorbia lathyris chromosome 3, ddEupLath1.1, whole genome shotgun sequence genome contains a region encoding:
- the LOC136221805 gene encoding uncharacterized protein, whose amino-acid sequence MISILAQERLLGAAMGSACVGFIVFEQRRRIYDSISAYPSNSNAQSQFKEPIFGKEFRSQFALMWNKAVDETFSTVISSLTSRRQ is encoded by the exons ATGATAAGCATTCTTGCTCAA GAGCGTCTGCTTGGAGCTGCGATGGGAAGTGCTTGCGTTGGTTTTATTGTTTTTGAGCAGAGGAGACGAATTTACGATTCAATTTCTGCTTACCCTTCTAATTCAAATGCTCAATCCCAG TTTAAAGAACCGATTTTCGGAAAGGAATTTCGCTCGCAGTTTGCTCTTATGTGGAACAAAGCTGTTGACGAGACATTTAGTACTGTAATTTCCTCTCTTACTTCACGTAGGCAGTAA